The Exiguobacterium aurantiacum DSM 6208 genome includes a window with the following:
- a CDS encoding IS1182 family transposase, with product MMPDLPNMPPSPYTALYDLLIPADDELRLIHDLVPFDFITEMLEDTYCHDNGRMAVHPVRMFKYLFLKAHSNLSDVDLVRRARTDLAYKYFLDLAPEDDVINPSSLTKFRRQRMDDDELLDELIAHTVQVAKGMGLLKSRTLIVDATHSRARYGQKPIGQAIIEEAKRLRHACYKETENAKGRFPEKVDESNIDQLLTYALGVAETVESGMPELMAREHIRDRVNRVRELAEDAHVELQVSKDSDARTGHKSADSSFFGYKHHLAMTEEGIITAVIVTSGEASDGHQLGRLVQKSHRAGAEFDHIVGDSAYSSRDNLIYAASQGCKLVAPLNPQVYSPSPNRVEGFTYNKDAERYVCPAGHMAVRKTRGGRKNAGTNPVESHFFDIELCKRCPLRKGCYKDGAKSKSYSVSLKSREHSDQLDYEQTDDFKEHRRKRFAIEAKNSQLKNTQGLARNKTSDLKGMTLQSAMAIIAVNLKRIISLHKEKTG from the coding sequence ATGATGCCTGACCTGCCGAATATGCCGCCGAGCCCGTATACGGCCCTCTATGATCTGTTGATTCCGGCCGATGACGAGCTGCGGCTCATTCACGACCTCGTCCCGTTCGATTTCATCACGGAGATGCTTGAAGATACGTATTGCCATGACAACGGGCGGATGGCCGTCCATCCTGTTCGGATGTTCAAGTATCTGTTCCTGAAGGCGCACTCGAACCTGTCCGACGTCGACCTCGTCAGACGGGCGAGGACCGACCTCGCATACAAATATTTTCTGGACCTCGCACCGGAGGATGACGTCATCAACCCCTCCTCGCTCACAAAGTTCCGCCGTCAGCGCATGGACGACGACGAGCTGCTTGACGAGCTGATCGCACACACGGTTCAGGTCGCGAAAGGGATGGGGCTGCTCAAATCACGGACATTGATTGTCGACGCGACCCATTCCCGTGCCCGGTACGGGCAAAAACCGATCGGGCAGGCGATCATCGAAGAGGCGAAGAGACTCCGCCATGCGTGCTACAAGGAAACCGAAAACGCGAAAGGTCGCTTCCCGGAGAAGGTGGACGAGTCAAACATCGACCAGCTTCTGACGTATGCGCTTGGAGTCGCGGAGACCGTCGAGAGCGGAATGCCGGAACTGATGGCACGCGAACATATCCGAGACCGGGTGAACCGGGTCCGTGAGCTCGCCGAGGATGCGCACGTCGAACTTCAAGTCTCCAAGGATTCTGATGCCCGGACCGGGCATAAGAGCGCCGACTCATCCTTCTTCGGTTACAAGCATCATCTCGCAATGACGGAGGAGGGCATCATCACGGCCGTCATCGTCACATCCGGCGAAGCATCGGACGGTCATCAGCTGGGAAGGCTCGTCCAGAAGAGTCATCGGGCAGGGGCCGAGTTCGACCATATCGTGGGCGACTCGGCCTATTCGAGCCGGGACAACCTGATTTATGCCGCCTCACAGGGGTGCAAGCTCGTCGCGCCGTTGAACCCGCAAGTCTACTCGCCATCACCGAATCGCGTGGAGGGCTTCACCTACAACAAGGATGCCGAACGGTATGTCTGCCCCGCCGGGCACATGGCCGTCCGCAAGACACGGGGCGGGCGAAAGAATGCCGGGACGAACCCTGTCGAGAGCCATTTCTTCGACATCGAACTGTGCAAGCGGTGTCCGTTGCGAAAAGGGTGTTACAAAGACGGGGCCAAATCGAAGTCCTACAGCGTGTCATTGAAATCACGGGAGCACAGTGACCAGCTCGACTATGAGCAAACCGACGACTTCAAGGAGCATCGTCGGAAACGCTTCGCCATCGAGGCGAAGAACAGTCAACTGAAGAACACGCAAGGCCTGGCGCGCAACAAGACGTCAGACCTGAAAGGCATGACGTTACAGAGCGCGATGGCCATCATCGCGGTCAACCTGAAGCGGATAATCAGCCTCCATAAAGAAAAAACAGGATAA
- a CDS encoding peptide ABC transporter substrate-binding protein — MKRYFIGAALLGSVLILFFIFWNGQRDTARELASPAEQIITIHGETLPEQPNTLLAIDPSSQTILSHLYEGLYRFGKDGTVEPGLVEDMERSDDGTTYTFTLKDSESFNGEAVTAETFVERFRMLADDDTNSPFSFFLEDVVNGKAISLGTEEPETLGVRALDPSTLEVTLERPMEGFEEILAMPAFLPQTAIGEWQELDGNGPFHIQSIDAAQLTLVKNERYHAAEDITLEKIIVWADAALGQESTGIHPIPYGTEEAVFESFEGEVVNVPRSGVFYLKPNVDEYPFDDVEFRKSLALVLDRDAIASKLARAERPTERLLVIDETETNATLEGDAAETFEAVKERLQQETIEIELLSFVDDEARQIAQSIKQDFEQLDGLKVNIVELPLGEKVRKEVAGDYALSLSGWQPDYPALSAYLTQLETDNYLNSSGYADETYDQLMADARATEGLEARDTKYRQAEQHLLEQAVVIPIYQAGRTYAVDGKYAEIGFPVIGPSYVLHFSEVYKK; from the coding sequence ATGAAACGATATTTCATCGGTGCCGCCTTGTTAGGTTCAGTCCTTATCCTTTTTTTCATCTTTTGGAACGGACAACGAGACACGGCGCGAGAACTGGCATCACCAGCAGAACAAATCATTACGATTCACGGAGAGACGCTACCGGAGCAACCGAACACGCTGCTCGCCATCGACCCGAGTTCACAGACGATTTTATCGCACTTATATGAAGGATTGTACCGCTTCGGGAAAGACGGGACGGTCGAACCGGGACTCGTGGAAGACATGGAACGCTCAGATGACGGGACGACATACACGTTCACGTTAAAAGACAGCGAGTCATTCAACGGAGAGGCGGTGACGGCCGAGACGTTCGTCGAGCGGTTCCGTATGCTTGCCGACGATGACACGAATTCTCCGTTCAGTTTCTTCTTAGAAGATGTCGTGAACGGAAAGGCGATCAGCCTCGGGACAGAAGAACCGGAGACGCTCGGTGTGCGGGCACTCGATCCATCGACACTTGAAGTGACGCTCGAACGGCCGATGGAAGGATTCGAGGAAATTCTCGCCATGCCGGCTTTCTTGCCTCAAACGGCGATTGGCGAATGGCAGGAACTTGATGGGAACGGACCTTTCCACATTCAGTCAATCGACGCCGCGCAATTGACACTCGTGAAAAATGAACGCTATCATGCTGCGGAAGATATCACGCTTGAAAAAATCATCGTATGGGCCGATGCGGCACTCGGGCAAGAGTCGACCGGTATCCATCCGATCCCATACGGAACGGAAGAAGCCGTCTTCGAGTCGTTCGAAGGAGAAGTCGTCAACGTCCCGCGGAGCGGTGTTTTCTATTTAAAACCGAACGTTGACGAGTATCCGTTTGATGATGTCGAGTTCAGGAAGAGCCTGGCTCTTGTGCTCGACCGGGACGCGATCGCCTCGAAACTCGCGCGGGCCGAGCGGCCGACGGAGCGTTTGCTCGTCATCGATGAGACGGAAACGAACGCCACCCTCGAAGGGGACGCGGCCGAGACGTTCGAAGCGGTGAAAGAACGGTTGCAACAAGAAACAATCGAAATCGAGCTTCTTAGTTTCGTCGATGATGAAGCAAGACAAATTGCCCAGTCGATCAAGCAAGACTTTGAGCAACTCGACGGACTCAAAGTCAACATCGTCGAACTTCCGCTCGGAGAAAAAGTTAGGAAAGAAGTCGCAGGGGACTATGCGCTGTCGCTCTCTGGGTGGCAGCCGGATTATCCCGCTCTCAGCGCTTACTTGACTCAGTTAGAGACGGATAATTATTTAAATTCGAGTGGTTATGCTGACGAGACGTACGATCAATTGATGGCGGACGCCCGGGCGACAGAAGGGTTAGAAGCACGCGATACGAAGTATCGACAAGCCGAACAGCACTTGCTCGAACAAGCTGTCGTTATTCCAATCTATCAAGCTGGAAGAACGTACGCCGTCGATGGAAAATATGCGGAAATCGGTTTTCCAGTCATCGGTCCTTCGTACGTCCTACATTTTTCAGAAGTTTATAAAAAATGA
- the fabF gene encoding beta-ketoacyl-ACP synthase II yields MKRVVITGLGVVSPLSNDVTEMWARLLNGENAVDTLTKIDIDQYPAKVGAEVKSWDISHLVEPKEIRKMDSFIQYSILAADAAHKDSGLDVSAIPNQVGTWIGSGIGGVETIDKQSTVLHERGPRRISPFFIPMMIPNMASGQVSIYLGAKGPSNCSVTACASGTNSIGEAFRVIQRGDALAMFAGGAEAPITPLSFAGFCANKALSTNPDPETACRPFDENRDGFIMGEGAGVLVLEEYEHAKARGAKIYAEVVGYGMSSDAYHITAPSPEAEGGSKAMSEALRDAGIRPEDVQYINAHGTSTPLNDMLETKAIRNVFGEHADKLAVNSSKSMIGHLLGAAGGVEAVITALSIHEGKIHPTIHCASPAADCDLDYVREGNRELDIQYALSNSLGFGGHNATLAFAKVTD; encoded by the coding sequence ATGAAACGAGTAGTAATCACAGGGTTAGGTGTCGTATCACCGCTAAGCAATGATGTCACGGAAATGTGGGCACGGTTATTGAACGGGGAAAACGCCGTCGACACGTTGACAAAGATCGATATCGACCAGTATCCGGCCAAAGTCGGGGCTGAAGTCAAATCGTGGGATATCAGCCATTTGGTAGAGCCGAAAGAAATCCGCAAGATGGACTCGTTCATCCAATATTCGATTTTAGCAGCGGACGCTGCCCATAAAGATAGCGGCCTCGACGTATCGGCCATCCCGAATCAAGTCGGGACGTGGATCGGGAGCGGCATCGGCGGTGTCGAGACGATCGACAAACAGTCGACCGTCCTTCACGAGCGCGGACCGCGCCGCATCAGCCCGTTCTTCATCCCGATGATGATTCCGAACATGGCGAGCGGTCAAGTATCGATCTATCTCGGGGCGAAAGGACCGAGCAACTGCTCGGTGACGGCTTGTGCTTCCGGGACGAACTCGATCGGGGAAGCGTTCCGCGTCATTCAACGTGGTGACGCGCTCGCCATGTTCGCAGGCGGTGCCGAAGCACCGATCACGCCACTCTCGTTCGCGGGATTCTGTGCGAACAAAGCGTTATCGACGAATCCAGACCCGGAGACGGCGTGCCGCCCGTTCGATGAGAACCGTGACGGCTTCATTATGGGAGAAGGCGCGGGTGTGCTCGTTCTCGAGGAATACGAGCATGCGAAAGCGCGTGGTGCGAAGATTTATGCTGAAGTCGTCGGCTACGGGATGAGCTCGGACGCGTACCATATCACGGCACCATCACCAGAAGCGGAAGGTGGCTCGAAAGCGATGAGCGAGGCGTTACGGGACGCAGGGATTCGCCCGGAGGACGTCCAATACATCAACGCCCACGGGACGAGCACACCGCTCAACGACATGCTCGAGACGAAAGCGATTCGGAACGTGTTCGGGGAACATGCCGACAAACTCGCCGTCAACTCGTCAAAATCGATGATCGGACATCTGCTCGGCGCGGCAGGCGGCGTCGAGGCCGTCATCACGGCGCTTTCGATTCATGAAGGGAAGATCCATCCGACGATCCACTGTGCGTCACCAGCGGCGGATTGTGACCTCGACTACGTTCGAGAAGGAAACCGGGAACTTGATATCCAGTATGCACTGAGCAACTCACTTGGCTTCGGGGGCCATAACGCGACGCTCGCCTTCGCGAAAGTGACAGACTAA
- a CDS encoding beta-ketoacyl-ACP synthase III: protein MNIGIIGIGSFLPANRVTNIDLEQRMDTSDEWIRTRTGIEARHLADADVTVADMATRAAERALKSAGVSIDAIDAIVCATATAPSFPATACLVQANLGAKRAVAFDVSAACSGFIFAMDTAKSLMASKGFKRTLVIGAEKMGNLIDWDDRSTAVLFGDGAGAVVLGEDDVASIDSIVLGSDGMGGKHLYENDEGKIVMNGREVFKFAVRKMPDIVVEALEQAGKTIADMDVLVPHQANRRIIDAAIERLGLAEEKVVVTIQDHANTSAASIPLALASAVESGKIAAGQTVVIAGFGAGLTWGASCITWNNANITEEISS from the coding sequence ATGAACATTGGAATCATTGGCATCGGTTCGTTCCTTCCGGCTAACCGGGTCACGAACATCGATTTGGAACAACGAATGGATACGAGCGACGAATGGATTCGGACCCGGACGGGGATTGAAGCGAGACATTTGGCCGATGCGGACGTGACCGTCGCCGATATGGCGACACGAGCCGCCGAACGCGCGCTCAAGAGTGCGGGCGTGTCGATTGACGCCATCGACGCCATCGTCTGTGCGACCGCGACGGCACCGTCATTCCCGGCGACCGCCTGTCTCGTCCAAGCGAACCTTGGTGCCAAGCGCGCCGTCGCTTTCGACGTCAGTGCGGCATGTAGCGGCTTCATCTTCGCGATGGACACGGCGAAGAGCTTGATGGCATCAAAAGGCTTCAAACGCACACTCGTCATCGGGGCGGAGAAGATGGGCAACTTGATTGATTGGGACGACCGCTCGACCGCCGTCTTGTTCGGGGACGGGGCCGGGGCCGTTGTGTTAGGGGAAGACGACGTCGCTTCAATCGACTCGATCGTACTCGGCAGTGACGGTATGGGCGGCAAGCATTTATACGAGAACGACGAAGGTAAAATCGTCATGAACGGACGTGAAGTGTTCAAGTTCGCCGTCCGGAAAATGCCGGACATCGTCGTCGAAGCACTCGAGCAGGCGGGGAAGACGATTGCCGACATGGATGTGCTCGTGCCGCACCAGGCGAACCGACGCATTATCGACGCGGCGATCGAACGGTTAGGACTAGCTGAAGAAAAAGTCGTCGTCACGATTCAAGACCATGCGAACACGTCGGCCGCTTCGATTCCTCTCGCGCTCGCCTCAGCGGTGGAGAGCGGGAAAATCGCGGCCGGACAGACGGTCGTCATCGCCGGCTTCGGAGCCGGGCTCACTTGGGGAGCGAGCTGTATCACATGGAATAACGCTAACATCACGGAGGAGATTAGTTCATGA
- the mtnN gene encoding 5'-methylthioadenosine/S-adenosylhomocysteine nucleosidase, whose amino-acid sequence MKIGIIGAMEEEVNLLRNELTERTDTEIANYHFYEGYLGNVEVVILKSGIGKVNAAIGTTLLIDKFKPDAIINTGSAGGFKKGMKVGDVVVSTEVRHHDVDVTAFGYEYGQVPGMPAAYPADGRLMAVCKEVIENLPDVNVHTGLIVTGDSFINDSKRVADILGHFEGVAAVEMEAAPIAQTCYQFGVPFVVTRSISDSADEEANLSFDEFLETASINSAKMVMAVTKRLGQGE is encoded by the coding sequence ATGAAAATCGGAATTATCGGGGCGATGGAAGAAGAAGTGAACTTACTTCGCAATGAATTGACAGAACGGACCGACACGGAGATTGCGAACTACCACTTTTATGAAGGGTACCTCGGGAACGTCGAGGTCGTCATCTTGAAGTCGGGCATCGGCAAAGTGAATGCGGCGATCGGGACGACGCTCTTGATCGATAAGTTCAAGCCTGACGCCATCATCAACACTGGTTCGGCAGGCGGCTTCAAAAAAGGGATGAAAGTCGGCGACGTCGTCGTCTCGACGGAAGTTCGTCATCACGATGTCGATGTGACGGCGTTCGGCTATGAGTACGGACAAGTTCCGGGCATGCCGGCCGCTTATCCGGCAGACGGACGTCTCATGGCCGTCTGTAAAGAAGTGATCGAGAACTTGCCTGATGTGAACGTCCACACGGGACTGATTGTGACCGGCGACTCGTTCATCAACGACTCAAAACGTGTCGCGGACATCCTCGGCCATTTCGAAGGCGTCGCCGCCGTTGAGATGGAGGCGGCTCCGATCGCCCAAACGTGCTATCAGTTCGGTGTCCCGTTCGTCGTGACGCGTTCAATCTCTGATAGTGCCGATGAAGAGGCGAACTTATCATTTGACGAGTTTTTAGAGACGGCGTCCATCAACTCGGCGAAAATGGTCATGGCGGTCACGAAACGGCTCGGTCAAGGTGAATAA
- the greA gene encoding transcription elongation factor GreA, which produces MAEKQHYMTLDGKAKIENELNELKTVRRKEVVENIKIARDFGDLSENAEYDAAKEEQAMVEGRIAQLEEMLRNAVIIQDDVADNSMVAIGKTVTFFIQADNENETYTIVGGAEADPFTGKISNESPIAKALLGRTVGDVVNVQTPGGDMVVEIKEIK; this is translated from the coding sequence ATGGCTGAAAAACAACACTACATGACGTTAGACGGAAAAGCGAAGATCGAAAATGAATTGAACGAACTGAAGACGGTGCGCCGTAAAGAAGTCGTTGAAAATATTAAAATCGCTCGTGACTTCGGCGATTTGTCGGAGAACGCTGAGTACGACGCAGCAAAAGAAGAACAAGCAATGGTCGAAGGCCGCATCGCCCAACTAGAAGAGATGCTCCGTAACGCCGTCATCATCCAAGATGACGTGGCGGACAACTCGATGGTCGCAATCGGGAAGACCGTGACGTTCTTCATCCAAGCGGATAACGAAAATGAGACGTACACGATTGTCGGTGGCGCCGAGGCTGACCCGTTCACAGGGAAAATCTCGAACGAGTCACCAATCGCGAAAGCGCTACTTGGCCGTACGGTCGGAGACGTCGTGAACGTGCAAACACCAGGCGGCGACATGGTCGTCGAAATTAAAGAAATCAAGTAA
- the udk gene encoding uridine kinase, whose protein sequence is MQHKPVIIGVAGGTGSGKTTVARALVDAFKGQSVVMIEQDAYYKDQSEMTMEERYKTNYDHPFAFDNDLLIEHIKQLQAHQAIEKPVYDYAAHTRSDQTILIEPVDVVIVEGILALEDDRLRDLMDIKVFVDTDADVRILRRMQRDLNERGRSIDSVVAQYTNVVRPMHLQFCEPTKRYADIIVPEGGENFVAIDLLVTKIRWVLTERNRTY, encoded by the coding sequence ATGCAACATAAACCCGTCATTATCGGCGTGGCCGGAGGGACCGGATCAGGTAAGACGACCGTGGCCCGCGCGCTCGTGGATGCGTTCAAAGGACAATCGGTCGTCATGATCGAGCAAGACGCGTACTATAAAGATCAATCGGAGATGACGATGGAGGAACGGTATAAGACGAACTATGACCACCCGTTCGCCTTCGACAACGACTTGTTGATCGAACATATCAAGCAGTTGCAGGCACATCAAGCGATTGAAAAACCGGTCTATGATTACGCGGCCCATACACGCTCGGATCAAACGATTTTGATCGAGCCGGTCGACGTCGTCATCGTCGAAGGAATTTTAGCGCTCGAGGACGATCGTCTTCGTGATTTGATGGATATTAAAGTGTTCGTCGACACGGATGCGGATGTCCGGATCTTACGTCGGATGCAGCGTGACTTAAATGAACGCGGTCGCTCGATCGATTCGGTCGTCGCGCAGTATACGAACGTCGTCCGACCGATGCATCTACAATTTTGTGAGCCGACGAAGCGTTACGCCGACATCATCGTCCCAGAAGGCGGCGAGAACTTTGTCGCCATTGACCTGCTCGTGACGAAAATCCGTTGGGTGCTCACGGAACGTAACCGCACTTACTAA
- a CDS encoding O-methyltransferase — translation MEHSSYEGYVENLVTPRSPLLAEMEEFARVHHVPIMDLTGSEVLLSLLAMQRPARILEVGTAIGYSAIRMAELLPEAEIVTIERNVRRHEEALSFIGRSDVKDRITVIHGDAVELIGSIEGPFDAVFIDAAKGQYQKFFDGYGALVPIGGTIYSDNLFLRGDVLLEDVSVLDRRRRRLVRLVKEFTEQLMARTDYHTAILPLGDGLAISRKLR, via the coding sequence GTGGAACATTCATCCTATGAAGGTTATGTGGAGAATTTGGTCACCCCTCGCTCACCGCTCTTAGCGGAGATGGAGGAGTTCGCCCGCGTTCATCACGTGCCGATCATGGACTTGACCGGGTCGGAAGTGTTGTTGTCGCTCCTCGCGATGCAACGTCCGGCCCGGATCCTTGAAGTCGGAACGGCAATCGGCTATTCAGCGATTCGGATGGCGGAACTGTTGCCAGAGGCGGAAATCGTCACGATCGAACGGAACGTGCGCCGTCACGAAGAGGCGCTGTCGTTCATCGGTCGTTCCGACGTGAAAGATCGAATCACCGTCATCCACGGAGATGCGGTCGAATTGATCGGATCGATTGAAGGACCGTTTGATGCGGTGTTCATCGATGCGGCGAAAGGTCAGTATCAAAAATTTTTTGATGGGTATGGCGCTTTAGTACCAATTGGTGGTACGATTTACAGCGATAATTTATTTTTACGAGGAGACGTGCTGCTCGAAGACGTGTCAGTACTTGACCGCCGCCGTCGTCGGCTCGTCCGTCTCGTAAAAGAATTCACAGAGCAATTGATGGCACGGACCGATTATCATACTGCAATTTTGCCCCTTGGTGATGGCCTAGCAATCAGTCGTAAATTACGATGA
- the mltG gene encoding endolytic transglycosylase MltG, whose product MNYPSMPDEKRARSRIVRRITVIILAVFLLVIATGAAVSYAFVKRSLEPVDPASTETVEVEVPLGAGSGYIGDLLEENGLVRNSAIFRLYTRFKNESSFQAGTYTLSPSQSLDELIATLKTGKVIVVPDIKLVIPEGFTIDQVIKRLANVAELPEEEISAQLSDEEYIRSLVAKHEMLTDEVLAEGIYHPLEGYLFPATYEFDKGVTLTQIIDEMLKPTEQLYFENKATLEAAGRTFHETLALASVVEKEAVSTEDRQEIAGVFENRLADGMRLQSDPTVWYGTGETSIFTSFNDLQNDSLYNTYKYAGIPIGPIASVSRDAFTATLNPNDTENVYFYARPPREGFPNGEVLFEVTYEAHQQNVNQYRPEWEAFEAANNN is encoded by the coding sequence ATGAACTATCCATCGATGCCAGATGAGAAGCGTGCACGAAGCCGGATCGTTCGTCGAATCACGGTCATCATCCTTGCTGTCTTTCTTCTTGTCATCGCCACCGGTGCCGCCGTATCGTACGCTTTCGTGAAGCGGTCACTTGAGCCAGTGGACCCGGCTTCGACCGAAACGGTCGAAGTCGAGGTGCCGCTTGGTGCCGGCTCAGGTTACATTGGCGACCTACTCGAAGAGAATGGGCTCGTGAGGAATAGCGCGATTTTCCGTCTTTATACACGGTTTAAAAATGAATCATCGTTCCAAGCGGGGACGTATACGTTGTCTCCGTCACAGTCACTTGACGAGTTGATTGCCACACTGAAAACGGGTAAAGTGATCGTCGTACCGGACATCAAGCTCGTCATTCCTGAAGGGTTCACGATTGACCAAGTCATCAAACGGCTTGCGAATGTCGCAGAGCTCCCAGAGGAAGAGATTTCAGCTCAGCTGAGCGATGAGGAGTATATCCGTTCGCTCGTGGCTAAACATGAGATGTTGACCGACGAAGTGCTAGCGGAAGGGATTTACCATCCGCTCGAAGGGTATTTGTTCCCGGCGACGTATGAGTTTGACAAAGGCGTCACACTCACACAAATCATCGACGAGATGCTGAAGCCGACAGAACAACTTTACTTTGAAAATAAGGCGACACTCGAAGCGGCGGGACGCACGTTCCATGAGACGCTCGCCCTCGCCTCGGTCGTCGAGAAAGAAGCCGTCTCTACAGAAGACCGTCAAGAGATCGCCGGTGTCTTCGAAAACCGCCTTGCTGACGGCATGAGACTACAATCTGACCCGACCGTCTGGTACGGAACGGGGGAGACGTCAATTTTCACATCGTTCAATGACTTACAGAACGACTCGCTCTACAACACGTACAAGTATGCGGGCATTCCGATCGGCCCGATCGCCTCGGTCAGCCGAGATGCGTTCACCGCGACGCTCAACCCGAACGACACGGAGAACGTTTATTTCTACGCGCGTCCTCCACGTGAAGGGTTCCCGAACGGAGAAGTGTTGTTTGAAGTGACGTATGAGGCGCATCAACAAAACGTCAACCAGTACCGACCGGAATGGGAAGCGTTCGAAGCGGCCAACAACAATTGA
- a CDS encoding DUF1292 domain-containing protein, whose product MAEIRREEEMYRIPDENGDEHLFAEIFRMTSDRSKKTFVVLEPVGNPETEDEDTIEVYAFEIEELEDGEFILKLVEDDDDFEEVMEAFDIVNDEVGLD is encoded by the coding sequence ATGGCAGAAATCCGTCGTGAAGAAGAAATGTACCGTATTCCAGATGAAAATGGAGACGAGCATTTATTTGCAGAAATTTTCCGTATGACGAGCGACCGCTCGAAAAAGACGTTCGTCGTCCTCGAGCCGGTCGGTAACCCGGAAACAGAAGATGAAGACACAATCGAAGTATACGCATTCGAAATCGAAGAACTTGAAGATGGCGAATTCATCTTGAAGCTCGTCGAAGACGATGACGACTTCGAGGAAGTCATGGAAGCGTTCGACATCGTCAACGACGAAGTCGGTTTAGACTAA